A region from the Catellatospora sp. TT07R-123 genome encodes:
- a CDS encoding alpha/beta fold hydrolase, translating to MRVHARGLEFDVSVSGPDDGRPVLLLHGFPQHAGEWDAVAARLAAAGMRTYALDQRGYSPGARPTEVESYRVDELVADALAVLDELGVAWADVVGHDWGAVVAWYLAARHPGRVRTLTAVSVPHPAAYLAALAADPDQQGRSAYIQLFQQAGVAEEVLLGDDAQRLRAVFTGCPPESVESYVAPMREPGALTAALNWYRAGDFHDMGRLGPVSVPTTFVWSDGDLAVGRVAAENCPEHVTGDYRFVAVPGVSHWIPDEAPDAVADAILARTAA from the coding sequence ATGCGAGTGCACGCGCGGGGTCTGGAGTTCGACGTGTCCGTGTCCGGCCCGGACGACGGGCGGCCGGTGCTGCTGCTGCACGGGTTCCCGCAGCACGCCGGCGAGTGGGACGCGGTGGCGGCCCGCCTGGCCGCCGCCGGGATGCGCACGTACGCGCTGGACCAGCGCGGCTACAGCCCCGGCGCCCGGCCCACCGAGGTCGAGTCGTACCGGGTGGACGAGCTCGTCGCCGACGCGCTCGCCGTGCTGGACGAGCTCGGCGTGGCCTGGGCCGACGTGGTCGGCCACGACTGGGGCGCGGTGGTGGCCTGGTATCTGGCGGCGCGGCACCCGGGGCGGGTGCGGACGCTGACCGCGGTGTCGGTGCCGCATCCGGCGGCGTACCTCGCGGCGCTGGCGGCCGACCCCGACCAGCAGGGGCGCTCGGCGTACATCCAGCTGTTCCAGCAGGCGGGGGTGGCCGAGGAGGTGCTGCTCGGCGACGACGCGCAGCGGCTGCGCGCGGTGTTCACCGGCTGCCCGCCCGAGTCGGTCGAGTCGTACGTCGCGCCGATGCGCGAGCCGGGGGCGCTGACGGCGGCGCTGAACTGGTACCGCGCGGGCGACTTCCACGACATGGGGCGGCTGGGCCCGGTCAGTGTGCCGACGACGTTCGTGTGGAGTGACGGCGACCTGGCGGTGGGCCGGGTCGCCGCGGAGAACTGCCCCGAACACGTGACCGGCGACTACCGGTTCGTCGCCGTGCCCGGGGTGAGCCACTGGATCCCCGACGAGGCGCCCGACGCGGTCGCCGACGCGATCCTGGCCCGTACGGCCGCTTGA
- a CDS encoding metallophosphoesterase, with translation MSTETVTVRPARRGRSPLLFFSILTVVLSLLVGVPWWTLLRSAAQWPAPVGVAGSVLFAVALVSFPPLMIFGHGRRVDWAARIGDTLLGVFWVLFVWSILGNVLRLALSVAGVADPARSRIVVAFTLLVSVVLLAWGYVEAMRVPRVRRVEVVLPRLGRELDGLKVALLTDTHYGPIDRERWSKGVTEVVNTLDADIVCHTGDIADGSVGQRRAQAAPLADIRARDARVYVTGNHEYMGDAQGWLDHMQELGWQSLHNRHLLVRRGADTLVVAGVDDRTAKSSGSPGHQADLAAALAGADADLPVLLLAHQPQQIGAAVAGGVDLQISGHTHGGQIWPFHYLVRVDQPAVQGLTRHGERTQMYTSRGTGFWGPPFRVFAPSEITLLTLRSA, from the coding sequence ATGTCCACCGAAACCGTCACGGTACGCCCGGCCCGCCGCGGCCGGAGTCCGCTGCTCTTCTTCTCCATCCTGACCGTGGTGCTGAGCCTGCTGGTCGGCGTGCCCTGGTGGACGCTGCTGCGCTCGGCCGCGCAGTGGCCGGCCCCGGTCGGCGTGGCCGGGTCGGTGCTGTTCGCGGTGGCGCTGGTGTCGTTCCCGCCGCTGATGATCTTCGGCCACGGCCGGCGCGTCGACTGGGCCGCCCGGATCGGCGACACCCTGCTCGGCGTGTTCTGGGTGCTGTTCGTCTGGTCGATTCTCGGCAACGTGCTGCGGCTCGCGCTGTCGGTGGCCGGGGTCGCCGACCCGGCCCGCTCCCGGATCGTGGTGGCGTTCACGCTGCTGGTCAGCGTGGTCCTGCTCGCCTGGGGGTACGTCGAGGCGATGCGGGTGCCCCGGGTGCGCCGCGTCGAGGTGGTGCTGCCGCGCCTGGGCCGCGAGCTGGACGGGCTGAAGGTGGCGCTGCTCACCGACACCCACTACGGCCCGATCGACCGCGAGCGCTGGTCCAAGGGCGTCACCGAGGTCGTGAACACCCTCGACGCCGACATCGTCTGCCACACCGGTGACATCGCCGACGGATCTGTGGGCCAGCGCCGGGCGCAGGCCGCGCCGCTGGCCGACATCCGCGCCCGCGACGCCCGGGTGTACGTCACCGGCAACCACGAGTACATGGGCGACGCGCAGGGGTGGCTGGACCACATGCAGGAGCTCGGCTGGCAGTCGCTGCACAACCGGCACCTGCTGGTGCGCCGGGGTGCGGACACGCTGGTGGTGGCGGGCGTCGACGACCGTACCGCGAAGTCGTCGGGCAGTCCGGGGCACCAGGCCGACCTGGCCGCGGCGCTCGCGGGCGCCGACGCGGACCTGCCGGTGCTGCTGCTGGCGCACCAGCCGCAGCAGATCGGGGCGGCCGTGGCGGGCGGGGTGGACCTGCAGATCTCCGGCCACACGCACGGCGGTCAGATCTGGCCGTTCCACTACCTGGTGCGGGTGGACCAGCCGGCCGTGCAGGGCCTGACCCGGCACGGGGAGCGGACGCAGATGTACACCAGCCGGGGCACCGGTTTCTGGGGTCCGCCGTTCCGGGTCTTCGCGCCCAGTGAGATCACCCTGCTCACGCTGCGTTCGGCCTAG
- a CDS encoding SAVMC3_10250 family protein, translated as MVGFPWWKRPAPQELKHFIYISPPKVDALYYQVDTGALRRAAKALHIDLKVISVEISSVGRPDTTFSRLRVVLEALDRLEQLGTCDAPKSYFRSRMTMRYGSLGGGVMLFAGEEGETRVRLGCSQGHFDLPSELGHPRDLNDALSNRQFGGVSAQVGSHLLGIDAAVRRAGRKSYLIPGLHRAIGRALESYVADDFAGADEAYRLGHFENVVFPHGAVSQPVEFVARRLQHGPSLSGGTVLVGTPLYVALTN; from the coding sequence ATGGTGGGATTTCCTTGGTGGAAGAGGCCAGCACCGCAAGAGCTGAAGCACTTCATCTACATCTCGCCGCCGAAGGTCGACGCGCTCTACTACCAGGTGGACACAGGTGCGTTGCGGCGCGCGGCAAAGGCACTGCATATCGATCTGAAGGTCATCTCGGTCGAGATCTCGTCTGTGGGAAGACCGGACACGACCTTTTCCCGCCTGAGGGTCGTGCTCGAGGCACTGGATCGCCTGGAGCAGCTGGGCACCTGCGACGCTCCGAAGTCGTACTTCCGGAGCCGGATGACGATGCGGTACGGCTCGCTCGGCGGCGGCGTGATGCTCTTCGCCGGTGAAGAAGGCGAAACGCGGGTTCGCCTGGGCTGTTCGCAAGGGCACTTCGACCTGCCGTCCGAACTGGGCCACCCTCGCGACCTGAACGATGCTCTGTCGAACCGGCAATTCGGCGGGGTCTCTGCGCAAGTGGGGTCACACCTGCTGGGCATCGATGCCGCCGTCCGGCGTGCGGGGCGAAAGTCGTATCTGATTCCGGGCCTGCACCGCGCCATAGGCCGGGCGTTGGAGTCCTACGTCGCAGATGACTTCGCCGGTGCCGACGAGGCATATCGATTGGGTCATTTCGAGAACGTTGTCTTTCCCCACGGCGCCGTCAGTCAGCCGGTGGAGTTCGTGGCCCGTCGGCTTCAGCACGGCCCCAGCCTGAGCGGGGGAACCGTACTGGTCGGCACACCTTTGTACGTCGCACTGACGAACTAG
- a CDS encoding SDR family NAD(P)-dependent oxidoreductase has protein sequence MLLKGKNAIVYGAGGAIGGAVSRAFAAQGAVVHLVGRTPARLDHVARQIRDSGGAAEPAAVDALDEAAVTAHVDAVAEQFGSVDVTLNVISHGAVLGRPLTEISLDDFEQPVRTALRTNFLTARAAARHMAAQRSGAILLFGGYGDPMPNLGGMQVAFGGLESLRRALACELGPRGVRVITLQTGGVPETIPAGMPGRADVTAAIEAKTMLGRAASLADVGNVAVFAASDAARSITATSLNITCGAVPA, from the coding sequence ATGCTGCTCAAGGGCAAGAACGCGATCGTGTACGGCGCCGGCGGCGCCATCGGCGGCGCGGTGTCGCGCGCGTTCGCGGCCCAGGGTGCCGTCGTGCACCTGGTCGGCCGCACCCCGGCCCGGCTGGACCACGTCGCCCGGCAGATCCGCGACAGCGGCGGCGCCGCCGAACCCGCCGCCGTCGACGCCCTCGACGAGGCGGCGGTGACCGCGCACGTCGACGCCGTGGCCGAGCAGTTCGGCAGCGTCGACGTCACCCTCAACGTGATCTCGCATGGTGCCGTGCTCGGCCGGCCGCTCACCGAGATCAGCCTCGACGACTTCGAGCAGCCGGTCCGCACCGCCCTCCGCACCAACTTCCTCACCGCCCGCGCCGCCGCCCGGCACATGGCCGCGCAGCGCTCCGGCGCCATCCTGCTCTTCGGCGGGTACGGCGACCCCATGCCGAACCTCGGCGGCATGCAGGTCGCCTTCGGCGGGCTGGAGTCGCTGCGCCGGGCCCTGGCCTGCGAGCTCGGCCCGCGCGGCGTACGCGTGATCACGCTCCAGACCGGCGGGGTGCCCGAGACGATCCCGGCGGGCATGCCCGGCCGCGCCGACGTCACCGCCGCGATCGAGGCCAAGACCATGCTCGGCCGGGCCGCGAGCCTCGCCGACGTCGGCAATGTCGCCGTCTTCGCCGCGTCCGACGCCGCCCGCAGCATCACCGCCACGTCGCTGAACATCACCTGCGGGGCGGTCCCCGCCTGA